TCTCACCTCACCAGCACCCCCCCTTTTACAACTAAAGGCGGGACCGTTCCATTCCattctgtttttttatttagactTTCGGTTTTGGAGCAACGCGTTGGCTATCACGTAGGCAGAGACGTCGACCGAGGCAGAACACATCACATGTGAGGGGATTAGAGGACACACATGGCATAAGACCTCATATAAGATTGCTCATAGAAACACCatcataaagaaaaaaaacatcaaactATTTGACAGATACAATAGGAGAGTATCTCCACAACTTAGTTAAGAGAACCTGTTAAAAATtctcttaaattaaaaataggcaaagaattaaatacTTTATCATGATATAAACCATAAAGGAAAATCCTCAACCATATAGACACAAGTCCCGAGTTAGGCATGCTAACTTATTTGATTAACGCCAACAACTAAGCATccgaataaacaaaaaaattccaaaacaaAGATCGggaattattaattaaaatatatctcTTATTTTCAAACTGAATgggtttgaaaaaaatcggGATTACTCTATTAGTAACCATGTgattaaaatcgaaaataaaaaagaacgAAAATAGTAACAAAGTATAATAAGAATATGCAGttaaaaaaacctaaaaagaaCCTCTATTTATATAAGGGTCTCGAGTCAATCATGTGAGCCACTCCTAAATACCAAATATTTGGAGCTATTGacaatttttattaacttGGTCTGAAGATCGACTTTATTTACGAAGATGATCTGTCACAtttaagaaaagaaatataataaaaaaaattattattcattatgatgaaatttagaaaaagctctgataaaaaataaaaagtttaggGAGAGGGAGAAAGATTagggagaaaaaaaatatactttataagggATATtctaaagattataaagtgaACTTTTTCTAGAAAGGTTCTtgtactttattattatttcctaACATTTTTACATCTATGCTAAATGGTAGTTAAATCTTAAAGGTAATCTTGGCTCTGGAGAAGCCAAGAAGTGGGCCTGCAGCTTGTGGAGTCACGAGTGTGGCTCATGACGTCATGGAGACTTTTGGTCGATCTTGGCGCGTTTTTGTGAATAGAAGAATTTCAAAATGGGACACATATTGGGGGTTTTTCCCATTGCcaagaaatacaaaatacaaaataagcAACAAACATTGAAAAACATTCTCGATATGTTTGCGAAAGTGAACTTGAAAGAGGAAATGGCTGAAATGGGAAGTGAATGaggaaaatgggggaaaataggaaaattgGGCGTCATATCTGAGGCTTTTGACGTTGTTGCTGGGGGAAATTATAGACCCAATTCCCAATGACTTTTGCTCGGGCCGAGTGCCATTCGCCGCATACATGATTCGAATATGAATAATGTGAACTGAGTATGGTGCTCTTTCCGATGGGGCACTGACGTCAGGTTCCCACCTGTGATTGACGTTTTTCGACCAACGCCTCCTCCAATGTCTGTCTGCCTGGGAAACTGAATATAcaaacgattttttttttcgacccGGTCTCCAATGGCTAATAATGCCAGTGAAGGGCGTTGGTGGAAGCCTTGAACCCGGCCAAAGCTTACGCCAACGTCATAACCTTTGACTTTGCTTTGGTTTTGGCCTTTTGGCGCAACAGGACCCAGAAGCCGCATGGCTGTGACGTCATCAAAAGAGCCAACTAGTGAGCTACGTAATGTCAGAAATGCCAAAACCAGAAATGCGTCATTGCGCAAACTCTCTCAGCGGAAAGGTTACGAGCCCTCTTACTGTCGGATTCTTTATTTTAAGTCGGTTTTTAggacacttaaaaaaataggacctatctttaaaaataatttctggttaaaaatatataacaccTGGAGTGGGTCAGATGAAATCTTAAAACCCCAAGTtctacattattttttttctcccttATCAGTATTTTTTTGTCCGAGTGGCCGGACGGCGGCCTACGTGCAACGTAGAATGTGCGTGGGTACACGTGAGCATTATTCTCAGAGACCGGAATCTGGATTTTGCGTATCACGGGGGGGGCGGCACTGCCAAGTGGGCGTAATCGTAGGCGTGAGCTACCTACGCCGGGGCCGAATGCAAGTCAAGGGAACCAAGCTGAGCTGGCGGTGAACTTGAACTCGCCGGGGAGCCGAGATGTGTGgctaattttggatttaaccCGCGGCTGCTGATTAAATTGAAACGTTAGCAATGCACATAAATTCCCGTTTTGAGGGGGGTGGGAAGTAGGGGGCCTTCGGTAAACTCAACTGCGTCGCAGTTTGCATTCACAAAACAAGGATAAGAGAGGGGGGCAGAGTGGGTGGTGATGGATGGTGGGGTGCGGTGCGGTAACGGTACATCGGCCCATTTACACGCCCACATTTGcccgagagagagagagagtgtgtGGAGGCCACAACACAGTGCTGCTTCAGTTCCGCGCAAAATTTACACACGAATTCCGTTTCCAATAACAAACACGAAGcgggaaacaaaaacaaaaagcgcaAGTACTGCAAACACCCACACGCATACACTCGCACCACACACAGTCACACCGATAGGCACGCCACAGACTGCTGCCTCGCCTCGTCACTGCCGTCTCGCTCGCACTGCCCTCTCGCTCGCACTGCCGGCAAGGCAAAGTATCAACAACTGTTCACGTGAACATCATGAGGTCAACGCGTGATACCAGACGGACCCACACAGACACTCACTCACACTCCCAGAGGCACCCAGGCAAGCGTGTTTCGCCAGTAAGAAGGTTATTCGTCAACGGGTCGAATACTTGATACCGTGAAAAATTCATAGCCTACTTATATGGTGctaaatttgcaaaaaaaatggcgaaacGTAGAATGATTTATCTAAAATACatattataaaaatgaatgaatttttttataaaataattatagaaaacattaaaataactctttttaaaaaatataaaattaaccTCCTttagataaaataaaaataccccTGTGATACCCTCTATGGCGTGAACAGTCACTCGCCCCTCAAGTCTGGTGTGGGGTATGGCGTGCTAGTTATCCGCTCCCCTCTCGTTCCCCGTtcgcttgttgttgttgcgcaAGAGAGAGGCAATAGTCACAGCTGTTTCTGGGGGGCTCTCTGCCTCTCTTTATTGTGGTGTGCTGGTTGCACGAGCCCCTTTTTGCTTTGAAAACTGTTACAGGCGGCTGTCAGATAGCATTGCCAGGTGCTAATAACTCGTGCACCTGAGCCGATTAACTGAATTACAGTCTTGCAAGCTCGAATTATATATTACATAGCGTTGTGTAAACAAACCCAAGTATTAAACGGCTGGCCCCTTTTCCCATGACTCATCATCCTTATCTCTTGAATTCTCGGGACTGGCAATGCCTTTCGCTCAACTGTTGAGTGCTCCCCCTGTCCCCAATGCcactgtcttttttttttttattcgaaaACTTGCGTccattaatgaaattttttttgaaccAGACTCAAAGTCAGACTTTCAGACTTAAGATTTCAAAGTTAATGCAAATATATGCGGCTGGGCCTGCTTTTTAATATACGAATATATCTGTTATGAGGGGCGTCTGCCCAGGTTTAGaccagcatttttttttttggcttgtttGTTGTTCTCCTACATTTCGATTAATCACAGAGACTTCCGTGGCAACAACTGCGTCAGCTTTTCAGTCACGGCTTTGGGGTGTGTCGGTGTAAGACTTTGCGTGCcatagtgtgtgtgtgtggttgtgTGGTGCTGTGCACGCGGCTTGTGCATGGACAGCTATGAATAGACAGCCCCCAATGGAATGGCATGGAATCTTCCGCCCCCTTCCCTCTAatgttctctctctctctcccgcTTCGGCTAGGCCCCAAAAAACAAGTCTCCGCGGTAAACAGCTGATGACGTCCATGCGTCGGTTACGTGCTCCGCCACCTCCTCTTGTATCTTCTTTTGGGGAAAATGACAGAGAAAGAGGAGCCAGTCACaaagagagagcgagagaggtGCGCCAAGAGGAGACCTGACCTTTTTAAGTACAGAACTGGGGGGCAGCTACGCTTCTGCTGCCCACGTTTCTGCTGGCTGATGTTCGTTCGTACGGCCGCCTCGTCCGGGTTTCATTGCACTGGTTGCTCCACCGATGACGACTATCGTCcctcacacactcacacagacGCACGCACACCCACTTACAAGTGATTACGTCGGCGACGGCGGCtccaccacacacacacacaccgactGCCAGCGACTGCCACCGACAGCGACGCCGACAGCGGCAGCTCTGCTGGGAGCTGAATGCCTTTGCCTTTTTCATTCGTCTCTTGAATTCTGAACTCAACGGTTCGCCTCCGCTCTACAAAAAAACGGCAAAAAgcgcagcaacagcagtgCGAAATCATTAACcaagtgcaaaaaaaaataaaataaaaataataagaaccAGAACCACTAAACTGGGATTAAGCCAAGAAGAGTGATAAGCCAGAgtgcaaaaaaacaaacgcaAAAGATAGTGCAGTTGAAAGTGCAGCAAAAACAgagaaaaagcaaaaaaagccacaaaatgGATATGGATACCCTTTTACCATCGCCGCCAGCAACGCCCCCGCTCCGGGATAACAAGTTGGAAAATGTAAGTGACCTACAAAGGCTATCCATCCGTTGGATACAATTATATAGTGGGATATATGCATAGTGATTAGTAGTGGAAGTGCATTCAAGGCAGTGGAAAATCTTAAATGAAATCGGACATACGCTCGTTCTCGCTTCCACTTGCCGCATTTCTAAAAACAAAAGTGCTCCATCCTGCTCTGCCCCATTGGCAGCAATGCGATCACGCAGCCAGCACGCGTTCACGTGAACACCGCATGGACAGCGAATGATTGCGAGGTGGAAGCGAGAGGGGAGCACCCTGAACATTGGACTTGGCACCAgcagaaaaaccaaaaacaaaatacccAGCTAGTTGGTGGGGGGACTGAGAGAGAGAAACCAAGGGAGTAGCGCCAATATTGTTTGAGAGCGAAGGTGAGTTGCCATTTGGCAACGACAGAGGCAGGCAGGTAAAGGGGGGCGGTAAAGGATGGAGTGATAGGCAAACAGGCCAAGCCCCAACCCATAAAAATATGTCACATTACTTTGGctggcttctttttttttcccccgttttttttttatctggccgagaaagaaacaaacaacGTGCCGAGCCCATAAAAAGATTTCGACGTCGCCACACGAGCCAATTGCCCCTCCACCCCAACCCACCAACCACTTCAAGCACCTGAGGCACGTCATAATAATAATGCTAGTGAGTTTGCAGTTTTCGTTGCCTGCTTTTAGGCGGCATGGTTGAGTTTCATGAAAGGGGGACTTACTTTATTCAGGTTTTAAACAtggaaaattaagaaaatgtaaaaaatattcatactaaagggtttaaaaaataattaaaaaatattaccttTAGTATTTACATGGAAATTTACCTTAAAAACAGTAATTTATAATCAAAAGGTGTTTAAAACGACACTAAATGCgtaataaattaaatcaaagtTGGTAGAAAATTCCACATTTATTTACTCATCTCGACTCGCCGAAACGGCCTTtcaaaaagttcaaaaaacCGCCAAAATATATTGCCTTGGCCTTTTTGGCAGGAGCATTGAACCCCATCTTGGGGGGTGTATGGGCGCTGGGTGAAGGTTAACGGTGAACGGCCTTGCCCGCCGTCGGCGTAATTAGCGACAAGTAACTCTGGGTCAGAGTTCTGGTCAGGAAAAAGTGAATGGGATCGGGGAATGCTAATGTGAATGCACTCTTTAAGACCTCCACCACCTCCACGATGATGCCAATGAACTTTCACTAATCAacgaattatttttattttttttgaacagGTGGCCAAGGACGAGCAACAGGTGAACCAGAACCTGCTGAAGGCCAAACTCAAGTTGGTGGCCCAGAAGAACCAAAAGAATGGCGGCATCATTACACCCAATCCCTCGGACACGGAGGATGAGGAGGTGCCCAGCAAGAAAATGCGCCTGGAACAGCCGGCCACGACCATGACACCGCCACCGGATCAGAAAGCTGAGGAGGATCAAAGCAAAACCCCGGAGAGGGTCAGTGTCATCATGCGAGTGAACAGCTCAGGAGCCGTGTGCTCCAGCAACAACCAAGACGAAAACAGCTCCTCCAGCACTAGTTCCAGCTCCAGCGAGAGCACCTGCTGCAGTTCCTCCACAAATGCCACCGCAAGTACAACCACAGTCGCTCCCGCCGTGGAGGATGACTACCCCGAGGCCAATGTCTGGCGCAATCTCAAGTTCAAGATGAACAGGAAGCGGGCTGCGGAAGTGGCGTTACCAGTACCAGTACAAAAACCCGAGGAGATCCCGGCTCCCACGCCAGCACCGGCGGAAAAGTCCGAGCCCGAGGAAGAGGAAGTCAAGCCAATTCTGCCTCCCATCTACGTGGCTCCCGTCGCCAGTCCCGCCAGCCAACTCCTCCTGCTCAGCACAGTGGCCGCCCAGCAAGCCCCCACGCCCATACCAGTTGCAAGCGCCGAGGAGAAGCAGGCACCCAGGATCACCGCTGCCCAGGCGGCGGCCACCAGGAGTCGCATCTACGAGTGCAGTTTCCCCGACTGCGGCAAGAACTACTTCAAGAGCAGCCACCTGAAAGCCCACCAAAGAGTGCACACCGGCGAGCGGCCCTTCATCTGCAAGTGGGAGAACTGCGACAAGCGATTCTCCAGGTCCGACGAGCTATCCCGCCACAAGCGAACCCATACCGGCGAGAAGAAGTTCCAGTGCGGCGTCTGCCAGAAGAAGTTCATGCGTAGCGATCACCTGTCCAAGCACGTCAAGCGCCACAACAAGGACAAGGCCAATGGGGTGAACCGTCACGTTTCCCTGACCAGCAGTTCCTCCGCCATAGCCACCTCCCTCTGCGACGCTACGCTCCACTTGCGGGCGATAGCCCCAGCATCCACCAGCATCAGTGTCACCTCCTCGCCCATGTCCTCTGCCGCCGCCAGCCTGCAGCAGGTGTACAGCGCCCAGGATCTGCTTAGACTACAGCAGCAAGCCAGTAGTTTTGGCTTCGGCGGCACTCTGCTGCAGGTGCAGCGATGAGAAGATGTCCAGGAGAGAACATCTAAAGGAGGAGCAGCTGCCCCCCAGAACCAATCTCAGCCCGACAGTATCGCCAGCTAAGCGGAGAGAAAACCCAGCACCAAAATCAGAACCAGAGTTAAGATTAAGAAATCCTATCATTAAGTAGGTGATGAGTAGTAGGATGTGGGACTTCATTCTCCATCGTCCAACAAGAATTTTATTGCTGATTTTAGTCTCGAGTTTTTCGCGCTGTGTAGCTGGTGTAGACATTAAGTAGCTTAGTTAAGAGCTAGATCTTGTCATCGTTTTTTCGTGCATATATCAACTTTAAATTCAATAGGCCTCGCACCCACCCACTCGCACCCTAGACTGGGGGGCTGGGGCCAACTATATTTTCTTTCCAAGGGCACCGAGCACATCCTAGCTTAGCGATCTTCTTCAGATTTAGATTCAGACTCTGACTATACCTAGTGCTTGTAAATAGATAATACTAGCGACGCGTTCGGCGTTCAAAATCTGTGatatttaagttttcttaactattttctaTTGTACCATAGTTATTGCTCGTAATTCTCTAAATATTAAACACACAAAACAATTGTATTTATTGCTACAAGTgaagaaaagagaaaaaaatcaagaattgaaaaaatattggaTCCCTGCAGATTCAAATctcaacaaaagaaaatatacatattttccaaaataatCTCTACCTGAATGTTTTGAAATGGGGGATGGGGAAATTCTTTTCTTACTTTTACaggttttaaaaattgtttaaaaatatttaaaacgtttctaaaaattcatttaaattatattcttTATTGTGTTTCGGCTTGAAACGCTTTACAGATCAATTTTAGCATGAAGTACATGTTGAAATACCATCATTGATGCAAACTTAGTTTAATCAATACATTGTTCCTCACAATCCTTTTTAGATCTAAAGAAATTTCCAGTGCCACGACACATTCCCGCAGTGGGAACACAAGTGTTACTAGCACGATTATAGGTAAAACCCCAATCCATCATTGCACACAATCCCATATATATTGGTTTAAGTTTGCAGGTTgctattgaaataaattgcatataaaattcattttttgacTTACTAACTTTATCACAATACTTACAACTTAAAGAAACCCCAACAAAGAATAATAACGAGATAAAAGCCAACTTCATTGTACGAAAGTATAGATTGCAATGACGAAAGGATAGTTAAAAACTTAGTTTTAAACGgttcttaataaattaaattaaatacccGTAGCTGAATAAATTCGTTATAGAACATTAAATATAGTGATTATTTCCATCACTTGGCTTCATCAATTATCAGTACTTTCAATCCTTAAAGGCCTACTGACAATATGACCCACTGTTAAGTCTaagagcggaataccttaaacgatttgtagatcgattctccaccaatctgcatcaaaatctggcaacgaaatattttttcatattttcgtcaaaatttatggagggtccccttcaaaatttaggaaaaatgcatgggaggccaatatggtccactgtgaagtctatatctctgctGATTTTCATCccatccttgagcggaataccttaaacgatttttagatcgattctccaccaatctgcatcttaatctggcaacaaaatattttttcatattttcgtcaaaatttatggagggtccccttcaaaatttaggaaaatgcatgggaggccaATATGGTTCActgtgaagtctatatctctgccgattttcatccgatccttgagcggaataccttaaacgatttgtagatcgattctccttcattctgcatcaaattctagcaacaaaatatattttcatattttcgtcaaaatttatggagggtccccttcaaaatttaggaaaaatgcatgggaggccaatatggtccactgtgaagtctatatctctgccgaTTATCATCTAGgctcaaaatattttttcatattttcgtcaaaatttatggagggtccccttcaaaatttaggaaaatgCATGAGAGGCCAATATGGTCCActgtgaagtctatatctctgctgattttcatccgatccttgagcggaatacctcaaaagatttgtagatcgattcaccaccaatctgcatcaaaatctagcaacaaaatattttttcatattttcgtttaaatttatggagggtccccttcaaaatttaggaaaatgcatgggaggccaatatggtccactgtgaagtctatatctctgccgatttttatccgatccttgagcggaataccttaaacgatttgtagatcgattctccttcattctgcatcaaattctggcaacgaaatattttttcatattttagtcaaaatttatggagggtccccttcaaaatttaggaaaaatgcatgggaggccaatatggtccactgtgaagtctatatctctgccgattatcatccgatccttgagcggaataccttaaacgatttgtagatcgattctccatcaatctgcagtaaaatctagcaacaaaatattttttcatattttcgtcaaaatttatggaaaatttttccttcaaaatttaggaaaaatgcatgggaggccaatatggtccactgtgaagtctatatctctggCGATTTTCATCccatccttgagcggaataccttaaacgatttgtagatcgattcttcaccaatctgcatcaaaatctggcaacgaaatattttttcatattttcgtcaaaatttatggagggtccccttcaaaatttaggaaaaatgcatgggaggccaatatggtccactgtgaagtctatatctctgctGATTTTCATCccatccttgagcggaataccttaaacgatttttagatcgattctccaccaatctgcatcttaatctggcaacaaaatattttttcatattttcgtcaaaatttatggagggtccccttcaaaatttaggaaaatgcatgggaggccaATATGGTTCACTAtgaagtctatatctctgccgattttcatccgatccttgagcggaataccttaaacgatttgtagatcgattctccttcattctgcatcaaattctagcaacaaaatatattttcatattttcgtcaaaatttatggagggtccccttcaaaatttaggaaaaatgcatgggaggccaatatggtccactgtgaagtctatatctctgccgaTTATCATCTAGgctcaaaatattttttcatattttcgtcaaaattaatggagggtccccttcaaaatttaggaaaatgCATGAGAGGCCAATATGGTCCActgtgaagtctatatctctgctgattttcatccgatccttgagcggaatacctcaaaagatttgtagatcgattcaccaccaatctgcatcaaaatctagcaacaaaatattttttcatattttcgtttaaatttatggagggtccccttcaaaatttaggaaaatgcatgggaggccaatatggtccactgtgaagtctatatctctgccgatttttatccgatccttgagcggaataccttaaacgatttgtagatcgattctccttcattctgcatcaaattctggcaacgaaatattttttcatattttagtcaaaatttatggagggtccccttcaaaatttaggaaaaatgcatgggaggccaatatggtccactgtgaagtctatatctctgccgattatcatccgatccttgagcggaataccttaaacgatttgtagatcgattctccatcaatctgcagtaaaatctagcaacaaaatattttttcatattttcgtcaaaatttatggaaaatttttccttcaaaatttaggaaaaatgcatgggaggccaatatggtccactgtgaagtctatatctctggCGATTTTCATCccatccttgagcggaataccttaaacgatttgtagatcgattcttcaccaatctgcatcaaaatctagcaacaaaatatttttttcatattttcgtttaaatttatggagggtccccttcaaaatttaggaaaatgcatgggaggccaatatggtccactgtgaagtctatatctctgccgaTTTTTATCccattcttgagcggaataccttaaacgatttgtagatcgattctccatcaatctgcatcaaaatctagcaacaaaatattttttcatattttcgtcaaaatttatggagggtccccttcaaaatttaggaaaaatgcatgggaggccaatatggtccactgtgaagtctatatctctgccgaTTTTCATCccatccttgagcggaataccttaaacgatttgtagatcgattcttcaccaatctgcatcaaaatctagcaacaaaatatttttttcatattttcgtttaaatttatggagggtccccttcaaaatttaggaaaaatgcatgggaggccaatatggtccactgtgaagtctatatctctgccgaTTTTCATCctatccttgagcggaataccttaaacgatttgtagatcgattctccaccaatctgcatcaaaatctaggctcaaaatattttttcatattttcgtcaaaatttatggagggtccccttcaaaatttaggaaaatgcatgggaagCCAATATGGTCCActgtgaagtctatatctctgccgaTTTTCATCccattcttgagcggaataccttaaacgatttttagatcgattctccaccaatctgcatcttaatctggcaacaaaatattttttcatattttcgtcaaaatttatggagggtccccttcaaaatttaggaaaaatgcatgggaggccaatatggtccactgtgaagtctatatctctgccgaTTTTCATCccatccttgag
This region of Drosophila bipectinata strain 14024-0381.07 chromosome 2L, DbipHiC1v2, whole genome shotgun sequence genomic DNA includes:
- the cbt gene encoding Krueppel-like factor 5, whose amino-acid sequence is MDMDTLLPSPPATPPLRDNKLENVAKDEQQVNQNLLKAKLKLVAQKNQKNGGIITPNPSDTEDEEVPSKKMRLEQPATTMTPPPDQKAEEDQSKTPERVSVIMRVNSSGAVCSSNNQDENSSSSTSSSSSESTCCSSSTNATASTTTVAPAVEDDYPEANVWRNLKFKMNRKRAAEVALPVPVQKPEEIPAPTPAPAEKSEPEEEEVKPILPPIYVAPVASPASQLLLLSTVAAQQAPTPIPVASAEEKQAPRITAAQAAATRSRIYECSFPDCGKNYFKSSHLKAHQRVHTGERPFICKWENCDKRFSRSDELSRHKRTHTGEKKFQCGVCQKKFMRSDHLSKHVKRHNKDKANGVNRHVSLTSSSSAIATSLCDATLHLRAIAPASTSISVTSSPMSSAAASLQQVYSAQDLLRLQQQASSFGFGGTLLQVQR